A genomic window from Lentibacter algarum includes:
- a CDS encoding uracil-xanthine permease family protein: MTAQTENTAGADALGEDYKFGMGQALVGAQMLFVAFGALVLVPLLTGLDASVALFTAGVGTLIFQIVTKGQVPVFLASSFAFIAPIIFAVQTWGLPATTGALAVSGLVYVVLSFAIRIFGAGFLQRLLPPVVVGPVIMVIGLSLAPVAVNMATGLAGDTQIMPKSYALLLAAVALGATMLTAILGRGMMRIVPIIVGVIAGYVAALVLGMVTGESFVSTASVSNAAWFAVPNFVTPEFQLAAIVFMLPVAIAPAIEHFGDILAIGNVTKRDYMTKPGIQNTMLGDGLATSVAGLLGGPPNTTYSEVTGAVTLTRAFNPAIMTWAAIFAIILSFVGKLGGALGTIPMPVMGGIMILLFGMIAVVGLSVLSKLGEALSEPRNMVIVSTILVIGIGGLTLELGDDFKLAGIGLAGIAGLVLNLILPHQSKD; the protein is encoded by the coding sequence ATGACTGCACAGACAGAGAATACCGCAGGGGCAGATGCCCTGGGCGAAGACTATAAGTTTGGTATGGGGCAAGCGCTTGTTGGCGCGCAGATGCTCTTTGTGGCGTTTGGCGCGCTCGTTCTTGTGCCGCTGTTGACTGGACTTGATGCGAGTGTCGCTTTGTTTACGGCTGGTGTTGGAACGCTGATCTTCCAGATTGTCACCAAAGGCCAAGTGCCTGTTTTTCTTGCTTCTTCTTTTGCATTCATTGCGCCAATCATCTTTGCGGTTCAGACGTGGGGCTTGCCTGCGACAACGGGTGCTCTGGCGGTTTCGGGGCTTGTTTATGTGGTGCTGAGCTTTGCGATCCGCATTTTTGGCGCGGGCTTTTTGCAGCGGCTGTTGCCGCCTGTTGTTGTCGGACCTGTGATTATGGTCATTGGTCTTTCGCTCGCCCCTGTCGCTGTGAATATGGCGACAGGTCTTGCGGGTGATACGCAGATTATGCCGAAATCTTATGCGCTGCTTCTGGCGGCGGTTGCGCTTGGCGCGACGATGCTAACGGCCATTCTGGGCCGTGGCATGATGCGGATTGTGCCGATTATTGTAGGTGTGATTGCAGGGTATGTGGCCGCGCTTGTGCTTGGCATGGTAACAGGCGAAAGCTTTGTGAGCACGGCCTCTGTCTCGAATGCGGCTTGGTTTGCTGTGCCGAATTTTGTAACGCCTGAGTTCCAGCTTGCGGCAATTGTCTTCATGCTGCCAGTCGCGATTGCGCCTGCGATCGAGCATTTTGGCGACATCCTTGCCATCGGGAATGTCACCAAGCGCGACTACATGACAAAGCCAGGCATTCAAAACACGATGCTTGGAGACGGCCTGGCCACAAGTGTTGCGGGCCTCTTGGGCGGACCACCCAACACGACCTATTCGGAAGTGACAGGTGCGGTGACGCTGACGCGCGCGTTTAACCCTGCGATCATGACTTGGGCGGCGATCTTTGCGATCATCCTGTCCTTTGTCGGAAAGCTTGGCGGCGCGCTTGGCACGATCCCTATGCCTGTCATGGGCGGCATTATGATCCTACTCTTCGGGATGATTGCTGTGGTTGGTCTTTCGGTTCTTTCCAAGCTTGGAGAAGCCCTGAGCGAGCCACGTAATATGGTGATTGTATCGACCATTCTTGTCATTGGTATCGGTGGCCTCACACTTGAGCTTGGCGATGATTTCAAGCTTGCAGGGATTGGTCTTGCGGGGATTGCGGGTCTGGTTCTGAACCTGATTTTGCCGCATCAGAGCAAAGACTAA
- a CDS encoding serine protease, with amino-acid sequence MKLLLSLLLSATVFLATPQKSFAQNYAALFEQFQPSALTREDKRFLQAALAFEGHYKGLFDGDWGKLSQTAMESYSARTFQTGVEPWHMALLAFSLFDETKENGWDMYHSDWLGMTYLWPKDAFRKDRSTKNFINFRHIGSSLSYSVGVLDFKAAQNVHDFTQRRHAGSGEAYSVRKPNFAISTAQISDGSYLYTRSNLIKNRWSTVMLSANRRDKALLDAVSSSISTGYANPLGMTENGHLATVVLQTIEVLSTKDEPQLNAAQPAPSPPKTTTSSGTGFVVSAQGHILTNDHVVDSCSRYTVDGKQAERIAGSPEFDLALLKAPIKKDAAVAVFSAAPPRLNSDVTVVGYPYGGALSGLNVTRGSVSSLKGLGGDATRLQITAPVQQGNSGGPLVAADGEIVGVIVSKLDVLKFADAIGDVPQNVNFAVRGEIAKLFLSQNGITPALSLDDIALDPTEIAERTAAFTVFIECH; translated from the coding sequence ATGAAATTACTTCTATCGCTACTTCTGTCCGCCACGGTGTTTTTGGCAACTCCACAGAAGAGTTTTGCCCAAAACTACGCGGCGCTCTTTGAGCAGTTCCAGCCGAGCGCCTTAACCCGTGAAGACAAGCGCTTCCTGCAAGCTGCTCTCGCTTTTGAGGGGCACTATAAAGGTCTCTTCGATGGAGACTGGGGCAAGCTGAGTCAAACTGCGATGGAGAGCTACTCGGCCAGAACGTTTCAGACAGGTGTCGAGCCGTGGCACATGGCCCTTCTTGCGTTTTCCCTCTTTGATGAGACGAAAGAAAATGGCTGGGACATGTATCATTCTGACTGGCTCGGCATGACATACCTCTGGCCTAAAGACGCCTTTCGTAAAGATAGATCGACCAAGAATTTTATAAACTTCCGTCATATCGGCAGCAGCCTGTCTTATTCCGTCGGTGTCCTTGATTTTAAAGCCGCTCAAAACGTCCATGACTTCACGCAACGCCGCCATGCGGGCTCTGGTGAAGCCTATTCGGTGCGCAAGCCCAACTTCGCAATTTCCACAGCACAGATCTCCGACGGGAGCTATCTCTACACCCGTTCCAATCTTATCAAAAACCGTTGGTCAACCGTCATGCTATCGGCAAATAGGCGTGACAAAGCCTTGCTGGACGCCGTCTCCTCCAGCATCTCCACAGGCTACGCCAATCCACTCGGCATGACAGAAAACGGACATCTAGCAACTGTTGTTCTACAAACAATTGAGGTTTTGAGCACAAAGGACGAACCTCAATTGAATGCCGCTCAACCTGCCCCAAGCCCACCCAAAACAACAACCAGTTCAGGCACAGGGTTTGTTGTATCCGCACAGGGCCATATCCTTACCAATGATCATGTGGTCGACAGCTGCAGCCGCTACACAGTTGATGGTAAGCAAGCAGAGCGCATCGCTGGGTCGCCTGAATTTGATCTCGCCCTCCTGAAAGCTCCTATTAAAAAAGACGCTGCCGTTGCTGTCTTCTCCGCCGCACCCCCGCGTCTCAACTCTGATGTGACAGTGGTTGGCTATCCATACGGTGGCGCCCTTAGCGGCCTCAACGTGACACGCGGTTCGGTCTCGTCCCTCAAAGGCCTTGGCGGAGACGCCACCCGCCTCCAGATCACAGCGCCAGTTCAGCAAGGCAACTCTGGTGGCCCCCTCGTCGCAGCCGATGGTGAGATCGTCGGCGTCATCGTCTCTAAGCTCGACGTTCTCAAATTTGCCGACGCCATTGGTGATGTCCCGCAGAACGTCAATTTCGCCGTACGTGGCGAAATAGCCAAGCTTTTCTTATCTCAGAACGGAATCACGCCCGCACTCAGCCTTGATGATATTGCTCTTGATCCAACAGAAATAGCTGAACGCACTGCTGCCTTCACCGTTTTCATCGAGTGCCACTAA
- a CDS encoding cupin domain-containing protein encodes MSEIRAEVRLPTDELRDDLPFYTKVLGMRLDEIFPADDPRVAVLSGHGLRVRIEKGAKEPAGTLRILTTDPEGFADGARELVAPNGTKIEIAELNPPMILPKTEHMFDVRRLRDSAPWVIGRAGMNYRDLLPTRLGGAIIASHIRVPGGGDVPDMVHYHTVGFQLIFCYKGWVDVLYEDQGGLMRLHAGDCVIQPPEIRHRVCHASPDIEVIEIGVPADHVTTIDHAFTLPNGHGDPKREWQGQRFVHHVKEGATWQPFRIPGFRCRDTGISDGTKGVAGIQVVRFESGEPPATRTDADIHFTFVMEGTMTLHAEGQEPRALQAGDAFVLPPHMSARYAECSEDLELLECALRGDFASEVVA; translated from the coding sequence ATGAGCGAAATTCGCGCCGAAGTCCGCCTGCCGACCGACGAGCTGAGAGACGATCTGCCGTTTTACACCAAAGTGTTGGGGATGCGGCTGGACGAGATTTTCCCTGCAGATGATCCGCGCGTGGCTGTGCTTTCGGGGCATGGATTGCGGGTGCGCATCGAGAAGGGGGCGAAGGAACCTGCGGGGACGCTGCGCATCCTGACGACGGACCCTGAAGGCTTTGCGGATGGCGCGAGAGAGCTTGTTGCCCCGAACGGGACCAAGATCGAAATTGCCGAGCTGAATCCTCCGATGATCCTGCCCAAGACCGAGCATATGTTTGATGTGCGGCGATTGCGGGACTCTGCCCCTTGGGTCATCGGGCGCGCGGGAATGAACTACCGTGACTTGCTGCCCACGCGGTTGGGCGGGGCGATTATTGCCAGCCATATCCGTGTGCCAGGTGGCGGCGATGTGCCTGATATGGTGCATTACCACACTGTCGGGTTCCAGCTTATCTTTTGCTACAAAGGCTGGGTGGATGTGCTCTATGAGGACCAAGGCGGCCTGATGCGCCTGCACGCGGGCGACTGTGTGATCCAGCCGCCAGAGATCCGCCATCGGGTGTGTCATGCTTCTCCTGATATCGAAGTGATCGAGATCGGCGTTCCTGCGGACCATGTGACGACGATTGATCACGCCTTTACACTGCCCAACGGCCATGGCGACCCCAAGCGCGAATGGCAGGGCCAGCGCTTTGTGCATCATGTAAAGGAGGGGGCCACTTGGCAGCCTTTCCGCATCCCCGGGTTTCGCTGTCGCGATACGGGGATATCGGACGGCACGAAGGGCGTGGCCGGTATTCAGGTGGTTCGTTTTGAGAGCGGTGAGCCACCCGCCACGCGAACGGATGCGGACATTCACTTTACCTTTGTCATGGAGGGCACAATGACGCTTCATGCTGAAGGCCAGGAGCCACGCGCGCTACAGGCGGGGGATGCTTTTGTGCTGCCGCCACACATGAGCGCGCGTTATGCGGAGTGCTCGGAAGACTTAGAGCTTCTGGAATGTGCTTTGCGGGGCGACTTTGCAAGTGAGGTTGTGGCTTAA
- a CDS encoding glutathione S-transferase family protein, whose translation MYEVFGGVASRAFRVLWLLDEMGVEFVHHDLKAGSDEMKAVNPSGKVPALKVDGELITDSAAIMTFLADKHGQFTYPAGTIERAKQDAWFHQILDEVDAVLWTAARHSFILPEEQRVPAVKDSLKWEFARNIKRISERMEGPYLMGEEMTIADMLLVHCLGWAISAKFDLEDDRLNTYASQVRKREGFKAARGRLKL comes from the coding sequence ATGTATGAAGTCTTTGGTGGTGTGGCGAGCCGTGCGTTTCGGGTGCTTTGGCTTTTGGACGAAATGGGTGTGGAATTTGTCCATCATGATCTGAAAGCTGGCAGTGACGAGATGAAGGCTGTGAACCCGTCTGGCAAGGTTCCTGCGCTGAAAGTCGATGGTGAACTGATCACAGATTCAGCGGCGATCATGACGTTTTTGGCTGATAAGCACGGCCAGTTTACCTACCCTGCCGGGACAATTGAACGCGCAAAGCAAGATGCTTGGTTTCATCAGATTTTGGACGAGGTCGATGCCGTGCTTTGGACGGCGGCGCGGCACTCGTTTATTTTGCCTGAAGAGCAGCGCGTGCCTGCTGTGAAAGACTCACTCAAGTGGGAGTTCGCGCGCAACATCAAGCGTATCTCCGAGCGCATGGAGGGGCCTTACCTTATGGGTGAAGAAATGACGATTGCGGATATGCTTCTGGTACATTGTCTCGGATGGGCGATCAGCGCGAAGTTTGATCTGGAAGATGACAGGCTCAACACATACGCGAGCCAAGTGCGCAAGCGGGAGGGCTTCAAGGCCGCACGGGGGCGGCTCAAGCTATGA
- a CDS encoding RelA/SpoT domain-containing protein, giving the protein MADVEQPAYSKKEIVEAGKTLSQKISEVNVKTLSAFQVAHNWRASYALPMNRVRHELRGKVLRNEGSGVTAARLKRMSSIRKKLAPGNRTLYQLQDIAGTRAILPDMASLDRVSKYFEDGDTLHSIVRLNDYIADPKPDGYRSKHIVLKFSGEGAEAVYSRQFVEIQLRTEKQHAWATAVEAVSLVRNEPMKSGEGSKDWLRFFNLMSAEIADRELQVTAKNAIRIEELKELDSTLGALKELQGYNQALKFTERVDARSGQFFLINFDLKSKAMSVSPYSMSKEGNAAYDAEERNVRGTNAVLVEVDRVHDLRATYPNYFLDVRKFVEECEVSLFGKKVFRFHEMDVSWVRNWKKPT; this is encoded by the coding sequence TTGGCAGATGTTGAGCAACCCGCCTATTCCAAAAAAGAAATTGTTGAAGCAGGGAAAACCCTGAGTCAAAAAATATCCGAAGTTAACGTGAAAACACTAAGTGCCTTTCAAGTGGCACACAATTGGAGGGCTTCATATGCGCTTCCAATGAATAGAGTAAGACATGAACTACGCGGCAAGGTCTTACGAAATGAAGGCAGCGGAGTAACTGCTGCCAGGCTAAAACGCATGTCATCAATTCGGAAAAAGCTCGCGCCAGGAAATCGCACACTTTATCAATTACAAGATATCGCAGGCACACGGGCAATACTCCCTGATATGGCGAGCTTGGATAGGGTGTCAAAATACTTCGAAGATGGTGATACGCTACATTCCATCGTCAGATTGAACGACTACATCGCGGATCCAAAGCCCGATGGCTATCGTAGTAAACACATAGTTTTGAAGTTTTCAGGAGAGGGCGCTGAAGCGGTATATAGTCGTCAGTTTGTTGAGATTCAGCTGCGAACTGAAAAACAACATGCTTGGGCTACCGCAGTTGAGGCCGTTAGTTTGGTCAGAAACGAACCAATGAAGTCAGGGGAAGGTTCTAAAGATTGGCTCAGGTTTTTTAACTTGATGTCAGCCGAAATCGCCGATCGGGAACTACAAGTCACAGCAAAAAATGCGATACGCATCGAAGAACTAAAAGAACTCGACTCAACTCTTGGCGCCTTGAAGGAGTTGCAGGGCTACAATCAAGCTCTGAAATTTACAGAGCGCGTTGATGCAAGGTCAGGGCAGTTCTTTTTGATCAATTTTGATCTAAAGTCTAAAGCTATGAGTGTTTCGCCATACAGTATGTCGAAAGAAGGCAACGCAGCATACGACGCAGAAGAGCGTAATGTTCGCGGAACAAACGCTGTTCTGGTCGAAGTTGATAGAGTGCATGACCTTAGAGCAACATACCCAAACTACTTTCTAGACGTTCGAAAATTCGTTGAGGAATGTGAAGTCTCGTTATTTGGGAAAAAGGTATTTAGGTTCCATGAGATGGACGTTTCATGGGTGAGAAATTGGAAAAAACCAACTTAA
- the holA gene encoding DNA polymerase III subunit delta, producing the protein MKLGGREATAYFKSPDAKRTGLLIYGSDGMRVALKRQDVIKALIGPKGDEEMRLVRMPAGDLRKDPAMLLDAVKAVSFFPGPRVAFVEDANDTAAPAILAALEDWAEGDAQIIVTAGQLKATSKIRKAFEAHRNAYAVGIYDDPPGRDEIEGMLKDAGLAQVSRDAMTDLTGLSRELGPGDFRQTIEKLALYKHGDASEVGSADVAACAPQSTEAALDDLLNVVAEAKMGEIHPIMTKLKAQGVQPVGLIIGATRHFKALYAAASDPAGASQGIARLRPPIFGPRRDRMLKQAQGWGAVKLEQALSYLIETDLQLRSAGQTAPQMALVERTLIRLAGLAGKR; encoded by the coding sequence ATGAAGCTCGGCGGGCGCGAGGCGACAGCTTATTTCAAATCGCCAGATGCCAAGCGCACGGGGCTTTTGATTTATGGCAGTGACGGGATGCGCGTTGCTCTGAAGCGGCAAGACGTCATTAAAGCGCTTATTGGCCCCAAGGGCGACGAAGAAATGCGGCTGGTGCGGATGCCTGCGGGCGATTTGCGCAAAGACCCTGCTATGTTGCTTGATGCTGTGAAGGCCGTGAGCTTTTTCCCTGGGCCGCGTGTGGCCTTTGTGGAGGATGCCAACGATACGGCTGCGCCTGCTATTCTTGCTGCGCTGGAAGACTGGGCCGAGGGTGATGCGCAGATCATCGTGACAGCGGGACAGCTCAAGGCGACGTCGAAAATCCGCAAGGCTTTTGAGGCGCATCGAAATGCCTATGCTGTGGGGATTTATGACGATCCGCCCGGGCGCGACGAAATTGAAGGCATGCTAAAGGACGCTGGGCTTGCGCAAGTGAGCCGCGATGCCATGACTGACCTCACTGGGCTGAGCCGTGAGCTTGGACCGGGGGACTTCCGCCAGACGATCGAGAAGCTTGCGCTGTATAAACACGGTGACGCAAGCGAAGTGGGCAGCGCAGATGTTGCGGCCTGCGCACCGCAAAGCACAGAGGCGGCGCTTGATGATCTTTTGAACGTCGTGGCGGAGGCCAAGATGGGCGAAATTCACCCGATCATGACAAAGCTTAAGGCCCAAGGCGTGCAGCCCGTGGGGCTTATCATTGGCGCGACACGGCATTTCAAGGCGCTCTATGCGGCGGCGAGTGACCCTGCGGGCGCGAGCCAAGGCATTGCACGGCTGCGCCCGCCGATCTTTGGGCCACGGCGCGACAGGATGCTCAAGCAAGCGCAAGGCTGGGGCGCTGTGAAGCTTGAACAGGCTTTGAGCTATCTTATCGAAACAGATTTGCAACTGCGCAGCGCAGGGCAGACCGCGCCACAGATGGCGCTGGTGGAGCGCACGCTGATCAGGCTCGCAGGGCTGGCTGGAAAGCGGTGA
- the lptE gene encoding LPS assembly lipoprotein LptE, with protein MWLPNRRTVLLGALALSGCGFTPVYGPESGARTLLNTVEVDPPRDREGYLLVRHIEERLGRTSSPTYALSIAIELGEERMAITTDNVATRFNLLGKATYALRALDGGKVVTSGVVQSFTGYSTTGSTAATRAAEQDASERLMVILGDQIVARLVAAKLEPAA; from the coding sequence ATGTGGTTGCCTAACCGAAGAACTGTATTGCTGGGCGCGCTGGCGCTTTCGGGCTGCGGGTTTACACCTGTTTATGGGCCCGAGAGTGGCGCGCGCACGCTTCTCAACACCGTCGAAGTTGATCCGCCGCGTGACCGCGAAGGCTATCTTCTTGTGCGCCATATTGAGGAGCGGCTCGGGCGTACGAGCAGTCCAACATATGCACTTTCGATTGCGATTGAGCTCGGTGAAGAGCGCATGGCGATCACCACAGACAACGTGGCAACGCGATTTAACCTTCTGGGCAAAGCGACTTACGCTTTGCGCGCCTTGGATGGCGGTAAAGTCGTGACCAGCGGGGTTGTGCAGAGCTTTACGGGCTATTCAACCACGGGCAGCACCGCCGCGACGCGGGCCGCTGAACAGGACGCGAGTGAGCGACTTATGGTTATTCTTGGTGATCAGATCGTTGCGCGCCTTGTGGCGGCAAAGCTTGAGCCAGCGGCATGA
- the leuS gene encoding leucine--tRNA ligase → MSRYNAAEIEAKWQDAWEKAGIFRAERKEGKPKYYVLEMFPYPSGKLHMGHVRNYTMGDVIARYKISTGHNVLHPMGFDAFGMPAENAAMAIGGHPKTWTYNNIDDMVEQMKPLGLSLDWDRMFATCDPEYYGQQQALFLDFLQEGLVYRKNAVVNWDPVDMTVLANEQVEGGRGWRSGAIVERKELTQWFFKISDMADELLGALDGLDNWPAKVKLMQANWIGKSRGLQFGFERVDGGEPIVVYTTRPDTLNGASFVGISPDHPIAKAMEGNPEVDAFLAEARKGGTTEEAIETAEKLGYDTGIKVKHPLTGAELPVWIANFILMDYGTGAIFACPAHDQRDLDFCRKYDLPVIDTFFALGDDTPVGKEAFVPAKTEKVRWVDHFAGLAEATGEEAINATIDFMEGKGLGEGVTKFRLRDWGLSRQRYWGCPIPVVHCETCGVVPEKKENLPVELPDDVSFDQPGNPLDRHPTWRDVACPSCGAPAKRETDTMDTFVDSSWYFARFTAPRAETPTNAADAEYWMNVDQYIGGVEHAILHLLYARFFARAMHICGHLPESAKEPFDALFTQGMVTHAIYKTEGADGRPVYHYPEEVTLKGDTAVLEDGREVDVVPSAKMSKSKNNVVNPLHIIESYGADTARWFVLSDSPPERDVEWTASGAEAAHKHLGRVYRIASEIDAEATGQEADDTALIREMHKAIHDVTMGVESFGFNAAIAKLYGFTNTLAKSNAGGAAKKQAARTLAQLMSPMTPHLAEAVWETLGGEGLCALAPWPVADEAMLVDDEVVMPIQINGKRRAEISVPKDMDKAEVEKLALAHHAVQKVLDGATPKKVIVVPGRIVNVVA, encoded by the coding sequence ATGAGCCGCTATAACGCCGCCGAGATTGAAGCCAAATGGCAGGACGCATGGGAGAAGGCAGGAATCTTCCGCGCCGAGCGCAAGGAGGGCAAGCCGAAGTACTATGTGCTTGAGATGTTCCCTTATCCTTCGGGCAAGCTGCATATGGGCCATGTGCGCAACTACACGATGGGCGATGTGATCGCGCGTTATAAAATTTCGACGGGGCATAATGTACTTCACCCCATGGGCTTTGATGCTTTTGGTATGCCTGCGGAAAACGCAGCAATGGCGATTGGCGGTCATCCTAAGACTTGGACCTATAACAATATCGACGACATGGTTGAGCAGATGAAGCCGCTGGGCCTCTCGCTTGACTGGGACCGTATGTTTGCGACCTGTGACCCTGAGTATTATGGGCAACAGCAGGCCCTTTTCCTCGATTTTCTACAAGAAGGCCTCGTTTATCGCAAAAATGCGGTCGTGAACTGGGACCCTGTGGACATGACCGTTCTGGCGAACGAACAGGTTGAAGGCGGACGCGGCTGGCGCTCTGGCGCTATTGTAGAGCGCAAGGAGCTTACCCAGTGGTTCTTCAAGATTTCCGACATGGCGGACGAGCTGCTTGGCGCGCTTGACGGGCTTGATAACTGGCCTGCAAAAGTAAAGCTGATGCAGGCGAACTGGATCGGAAAATCACGCGGTTTGCAGTTTGGGTTTGAGCGGGTCGATGGCGGCGAGCCTATCGTTGTTTACACCACGCGGCCCGATACGCTGAACGGCGCAAGCTTTGTCGGGATTTCGCCAGATCATCCCATCGCCAAGGCGATGGAGGGAAATCCCGAAGTTGATGCCTTCCTCGCGGAAGCGCGCAAGGGCGGAACAACCGAAGAGGCCATCGAGACCGCTGAGAAGCTGGGCTATGATACGGGAATCAAAGTGAAGCATCCGCTGACGGGCGCAGAACTTCCTGTCTGGATCGCCAACTTCATTTTGATGGACTACGGCACGGGCGCTATCTTTGCCTGCCCTGCGCATGACCAGCGCGATCTGGACTTCTGCCGAAAGTATGACTTGCCAGTGATTGATACGTTTTTTGCACTTGGCGATGACACGCCTGTGGGCAAGGAGGCCTTCGTCCCTGCAAAGACCGAGAAAGTCCGCTGGGTTGATCACTTTGCGGGTCTTGCAGAGGCCACGGGCGAAGAAGCGATCAATGCGACGATCGACTTTATGGAAGGAAAAGGGCTTGGCGAGGGCGTGACCAAGTTCCGCCTGCGTGACTGGGGCCTTTCTCGGCAGAGATACTGGGGCTGCCCCATTCCTGTGGTGCATTGTGAGACTTGCGGCGTTGTTCCCGAGAAAAAGGAAAACCTGCCTGTCGAGCTGCCTGACGATGTGAGCTTTGACCAGCCAGGTAATCCGCTCGACCGTCACCCGACATGGCGCGATGTGGCGTGCCCCTCTTGCGGGGCGCCTGCCAAGCGCGAGACCGATACGATGGATACGTTTGTAGACTCATCTTGGTATTTTGCGCGCTTCACCGCGCCACGCGCCGAGACGCCGACAAATGCGGCGGATGCCGAGTATTGGATGAATGTGGACCAATATATTGGCGGTGTGGAGCACGCGATCTTGCACTTGCTCTATGCGCGCTTCTTTGCGCGGGCGATGCATATTTGCGGACATCTGCCAGAGAGTGCGAAAGAGCCGTTTGATGCGTTGTTCACGCAGGGCATGGTGACGCACGCGATTTATAAGACAGAGGGCGCGGACGGGCGGCCAGTGTATCACTACCCCGAAGAAGTAACACTCAAGGGTGATACCGCTGTGCTGGAAGACGGGCGCGAAGTGGATGTTGTGCCCTCAGCCAAGATGTCCAAATCCAAGAACAACGTCGTGAATCCGCTGCACATCATTGAAAGCTATGGCGCGGATACGGCGCGCTGGTTTGTGCTCTCTGATTCCCCTCCCGAACGGGATGTGGAGTGGACAGCTTCGGGCGCGGAAGCAGCGCACAAGCATCTGGGGCGGGTCTACCGTATTGCTTCAGAGATTGATGCGGAAGCAACGGGCCAAGAGGCGGACGATACGGCGCTGATCCGTGAAATGCACAAGGCGATCCATGATGTGACTATGGGCGTTGAAAGTTTTGGCTTTAACGCGGCGATTGCGAAGCTTTACGGCTTTACCAACACGCTGGCCAAGTCAAACGCGGGTGGCGCGGCGAAGAAACAAGCGGCGCGCACGCTTGCGCAGCTGATGAGCCCGATGACGCCGCACCTTGCGGAAGCTGTCTGGGAGACACTCGGCGGCGAGGGGCTTTGTGCGCTTGCACCTTGGCCTGTGGCGGACGAGGCGATGCTTGTCGATGACGAGGTTGTCATGCCGATCCAGATCAACGGTAAGCGGCGCGCGGAAATCAGCGTGCCCAAAGACATGGACAAGGCCGAGGTTGAAAAGCTCGCGCTGGCGCATCATGCTGTGCAAAAGGTGCTGGACGGGGCGACGCCCAAGAAGGTGATCGTTGTTCCTGGGCGGATTGTGAATGTGGTTGCCTAA
- a CDS encoding glycosyltransferase family 4 protein yields MKILFIHQNFPGQFKHLAPALAKHGHDTVALTLRVEKPTKWNGVRVLPYKLKPRAAQNTHPWLVDFDTKVTRAEACYHAAVQLREQGFTPDLIIAHPGWGESLFLKDVWPKAKMAIYCELYHKAEYPHTGFDKEFQPEIRATEAMRLRLKNVNNHEHFDIADAGISPTAFQADTFPPEFRDKITVCHDGIHTDVLTPDSAARLTLPTGETVTRKDELITFVNRNLEPYRGYHVFMRALPRLLKERPNARVLIVGGEDVSYGARPPKGQTWKQIFIDEVRGQIPDQDWARVHFLGRIPYDQFQSLLKVSRVHVCLTYPFVLSWSLFETMSVEGAIVASKTAPVEEAIIHGQNGRLVDFFDKDALVEEVTGLLDNASEREELGRAARKLIVNNYDLSSICLPKQLSWVESLV; encoded by the coding sequence ATGAAAATCCTCTTTATCCACCAGAATTTCCCTGGCCAGTTCAAACATTTGGCGCCCGCTCTCGCCAAACACGGCCACGACACTGTCGCGCTCACCCTACGTGTGGAAAAGCCAACCAAATGGAATGGCGTGCGCGTGCTGCCCTACAAGCTCAAGCCCCGCGCCGCACAAAACACACATCCTTGGCTGGTTGATTTTGATACGAAAGTCACTCGCGCCGAGGCCTGCTATCACGCTGCCGTGCAGCTGCGAGAGCAGGGCTTCACGCCCGATCTGATCATCGCGCACCCTGGCTGGGGCGAGTCGCTCTTTCTCAAAGATGTCTGGCCCAAAGCCAAAATGGCGATCTACTGCGAGCTATATCACAAAGCCGAATACCCCCACACTGGCTTTGATAAAGAGTTTCAGCCCGAGATACGCGCCACAGAGGCCATGCGCCTGCGCCTCAAGAACGTAAACAACCACGAACACTTCGATATCGCAGATGCGGGCATTAGCCCGACTGCCTTTCAGGCCGATACATTTCCGCCCGAGTTCCGCGACAAGATTACAGTTTGCCACGATGGCATCCATACAGATGTGCTCACGCCCGACTCAGCCGCGCGTCTGACCCTGCCCACAGGCGAAACAGTCACCCGCAAAGACGAGCTCATCACTTTCGTAAATCGCAACCTAGAGCCATACCGAGGCTATCATGTCTTTATGCGTGCTTTGCCCCGCCTCCTCAAAGAGCGGCCAAACGCGCGCGTGCTCATCGTCGGTGGCGAAGATGTCAGCTATGGCGCCCGCCCGCCCAAAGGCCAGACATGGAAACAAATCTTCATTGATGAGGTGCGTGGCCAAATTCCTGATCAAGACTGGGCTCGCGTCCACTTTCTCGGGCGCATTCCATATGATCAGTTCCAATCGCTTCTCAAAGTCAGCCGCGTGCACGTCTGCCTGACATACCCCTTCGTGCTTAGCTGGTCCCTTTTCGAGACAATGAGCGTCGAAGGCGCAATCGTCGCCAGTAAAACCGCCCCCGTAGAAGAAGCAATCATCCACGGGCAAAACGGCAGACTTGTCGACTTCTTTGACAAAGACGCACTTGTTGAGGAGGTCACCGGCCTGCTCGACAACGCGTCAGAGCGCGAAGAGCTTGGCCGCGCAGCGCGCAAGCTGATCGTGAACAACTACGATCTCTCGAGCATTTGCTTGCCAAAACAGCTCAGCTGGGTTGAAAGTTTGGTCTAG